GGGTGAAGCGCTCCTCCTGCGCAGCCGCGACGATCCGGCCGTCCTCGACCAGTGCCGCCGCGCTATCGTGGTAGAACGCCGAGATGCCGAGGACACGCATGGAGAACGGCTCAGAAAATCGTGTAGATGAAGGGCGCCACCGCCGAGCCCTTGGCAACGATCGCCAGGCCTCCGAACACGACCATCATGGAAATGATCGGCAACATCCAAAATTTCTTGCGTACGCGCATGAAACGCCAGAACTCCAAAGCGAATTCCATGAACCGTCTCCTCAGAATTGATCCTGCATCGTCTCCGGCAAAGGTCCCGGGGGCCGCCGGACGATCCAATAGCTGTCCGCATCCGGCTGTGGCTTGAGGCGCAGCAGGTCCTTGCCGAGCGCGCGCGCGACAAGGCCCGTCGGCAGCACCGCGCCATAGAACAGCAGACCCATGATGAGGGGGCTGACGACGCTATGCAGCAGCAGCCCGAATTTGAACCATAACCGATTGAACGGGGCGAGGGCCGCTGGATAGAACAGCGCCAGAGCACCGAAGACCAATGCAACGCCGGTCATCCAGGGCCAGGCCCGCCCGCCGTGCCACGCATTGAAGCCGGCCAGGATCGAAAAGGCCGCCAGCATGACAAGTCCGAATGAACGATTGGAACCTGGCGTCACCGGTTCGGGAGCGGCGTGGCGTTCATGATGTGCATGCTTCATCGACAATTGCCCCACGCGCCAATAAATCAATAAAAATGACGCGGCACGCCAAGCCCAGTATTCCTTCAACGCTATCTCGCTGGGGTGCTGTCGCGAACGTCAATTAAGGAGCATCGGGGGTACTCCTTACGTTGCACAGACCCCATTCGAAGGAGTAATCGGCTCGGGCTGGCGAAGGCGCAAGGGTGCGAAGACGACATCGGAAACGACGTGGTGTCGATTTGCCGCTTCTCGAAGACGCCTGTTAGACCAGCGAATGCAAAGCCTTGACCGCGGCCTCGCGGCTCTCCACAGCAACGAATAAATTTACCGAATGCGGCGACAAGACATATTTGTCGACGATTATCCCGTGTTGCTGCAGAATCTGAACCGCCTTGAACGGCAAGTCTGAAGAAACGCCGCCGAAGCAAGTTAGGCTCACCGAACTCAAGGTCTCACGCTGCTTGCGTAAGTCTTTGCTGCCTTCCAGCGTGCGCAGCAGAGTGTCGAGCGACTCCGCATCGCAAGTCATCATCAAGCGGGTTTTTCCGGCGGTGAAAGCCGAGGCAAGGAGTTGCGGCCAAGACAGGCCGTTTTGTTTGAGATGCTGCGCGAACTTTTCAAAGCCCTGATTGAGATCCGCCGAATCGATCTCCACATGCTCGATGCGAGCCATCGAGTTGACGGCCAGGATTTTTCCGTTTTCCATCCCCGCAACCTCTGTCATCACCTGCGTGCTGTGTTCACGGCCGCCCCATTTTTTTATGACCAAGGGCACATTTTGGCTTTGCGCCAGCTCCACGCTGCGAAAATGCAAAACCTTGGCGCCCCAAAAACACATTTCGGACAACGATGCAAAGTCCAGCTGACGCAAGGGTTTTGCATTCGCGACGATGCGCGGATCGGCCGAGCAAACGCCGTCGACCTCCTTGATAATCTCACAGCACTCGGCTTTTAGCGCCGCGGCCATGGCGACCGCAGTGGTGTCGCTGCCGCCCCGGCCCAGCGTGGTGATTTCTTTGGTAACCGGGTTCACGCCCTGAAAGCCCGCCAAGACCACGACGCGTCCGCGCTCGAGTTCCTCGCGTACGCGAACGGGCCGCACATCCAAAATGCGCGCGGACGAATGGGAGTCGTCGGTCATCACTCCGGCCTGACTGCCGGTAAAACTGATGGCCGGCACGCCGAGATCGGCCAGCGCCATGCTCATCAGAGACATGCTGATGCGCTCGCCGGTCGTGAGCAACATGTCGAGTTCGCGGCGATTGGGGTGCGGACTTACCTGATAGGCCATCCTAACCAGTTCGTCCGTGGTCTTGCCCATCGCTGAAACGATCGCCACGACACGATGGCCACGGCTGTGCAAATCGGCGAGGCTGCTCGCGACCGCGCGGATTTTTGCCGGCGTCTCAAGACAGGCGCCGCCGTATTTTTGCACGATGACGGGATCGTTGCGCATTCTGACAACGGCCTACATGCTAGTGGAGCGGATTTGACGTTCGCTGCTCCTCACCGCGTTTCCTTGATACGAACGTCAAATCCAAAGCTCCACCAGAAACGATAATCTGCTGGTGGTCCTTTGATTCCAACATTCGCAAAAAGAGCCTGCGGCGACGGGATGCGAATGCTAGAATCGGACCACTGGTGTGGTGGCTCTTTGTCGTCTTGCGTTAGATGGTTCTGACCTTCGACGATCTTGCGGTTCTTGGGCGTTTGGCCACACTGTGATCGTCCCGCGCAGCCGACCGGTTGCGCTTCTTCATATTCGACCCTGCGTGTTGAACTTTCGTCCCGCGGTGGTGAGCGGCATATTCCTTGCCGTCGATCGGTGCCACATGCGGCGGATCTCGATCGGAATAGGGTCGGCCGATTCCAAATTCCGTCCCATGTGCATCGATCCATTTCCAGAGCTTGTCACTGGAATTCCATCGTTCGTCCCGGGTTTCCCCTTTGACACTCACGACATCGGCCGCAAGCCCGTGGCCATAGCCACCTCGCAAGCTCCCGCCATGGTACGACCTGTTAGTCGCCGCCCTCAGGCCGCTTGCGAGCGATTGACGATAGTCATCGCGGAACGCGCTGGTTATGCCAGGTGATAGCCCGGCCTGCTCCGCCGCGCGAAGCGTACGGAAGAGCTTCAGCTTGAAGCTCCGATCCATGCCTCCGATCACATAGTCCATCATCGGCATGCCGGCTTTTTCCGCGGCCTTCGGATCCTTCCACGTGAAATCCTCATCGACGAGCTTGGTAAAGCTTCTGGTGACAGTCACCATTTTGCCCTTCCTCTTGACCGTCACCTTCCTCTGCTCGGACTCCTTGATGCTGTCCTCCTTGGGCGTCCGTTGGTAGAGCGCCCACAGGTATCGGTCGATGCAGATGTCCACCGCCAGGCACTCGTCGAGAATTTCGACGGAGCTCACGGCCCTGGGGTCGTTGGGCGCCGGATCAGCAGCGGGTGCTGTCGCCACCTGCACGGGCGGCGTTTCGGGCTGCTGCTGCGTCTGCGACGAATCGGTCAACGCCGCGTTGACGATGGATTTCTGCTCGTCGGACGCCGCCGTCGCATCGGTGACAGTCCTCGTCGCCAATTCGGCAGCGGTCGCCACATCGGCGTTACCGACGGCGGCATTGCCCGTTGCGGTTGCCTGCGGCGCGTCTGCGGGCTCGGCGTTGGCGGCGAGAGATGGTACGCGGCGGTCCAAGACCGGCGCTGCGGTGTTCTCGATGCCGGCCGAACCGAAGCCGGCGAGCCAGGCGACAACCCAGGCCGCGCAAACGACCGTCGGGCACAGCACCGCCGCTACTGTCGTAAACCGCCGCGGGTTCATGATCGCAGCCTCCAAAGGCGAGCCAGATTGCAGGGCCAAGCATGCGACGACGCTGATCTTTTCGGGTTAATGTGCGCGCGCAATGGCGGAAACTACGGATCATCAATTTCTTCGAAGGAGTGTTGCCAAAATGCAACGTTTCTCTGCGATGGCGCGTGCTGCTCCGTTCGGTGATTTCCGGTCAACCCGACAGCCGACATGTGGACGAACGATGGTTGGTCCGACCAGGCGTTCGCGCTCGCACCCTCAGCGCTGCGAAAGTCCGATGCTGACGACGTCATCCCGCCTCTGGCGTTGCTCTCGCAACCAGCCGTTCGACCGTTGAGCACAGGCCTGCGTCCCAGCTCAAACGAAGCGCGTCCAGCGGAAAAAAGTCCACTGGATCAACCAGCCCTTAATCAAGCTCGATTAAATTTCCGATTGGGCATTCGGGGCGTGTGAGCTGGCTTATTGAGCCAGCGCAAGCACAGGCGCGCAAAAATGGCCTTTGACCCGGAAGAACTAGTGAACCTGACCAATCACGGCACCATGAGATTGCGCTCAGCGGTGGCGAGAGCAATGACCTTATCCGTCGACGAGCGCAAGAGGGCGACCATTGTCCGAAAGGGCAAGCCGGCGACCTTGAAATACGAGCGGATCAAGGATCTTGCAGCAGAGTGGGCGAAGCAGCCCGTGGCCTCTGAATGAGTGCCGCGCGCGTCTGACACGGTCCAGGGTTTCCCTTTCAGCCGTGTGGAATCGCGCACGCCGATAAACAGTGCAACAGCCTCCAGCTCGTGGCCAATCGAGCTTTTTGCAGTCGAGACCTTAAATGAGGTGGTTCGATGCGTGCTGAACCGTCCGATAACAACTACGATCCTGCGATTTGGGCAATCGCGGTGGCTCTCAGCGGGGCTCTCCTTTATCTCGTTCTGTTCGGCTAAAACGTTTCAGGACGTTGTGTGGGCTCGCGTTGACAGTCGCATCACTCGGTTGTCTGCTCCCACGCCGACCTTGTCAGGCCAGATTGGCCTTGGCAGTTCGAGTTTGCCGTTAGCGTTTCCCATTTGCTTCTCTGTATTGAGGTCGCAATGCGAACGGCTGAGGATTTCAACAGCTACTATGCAACGCCTGATCCCTGGCACATTTCGCGCGCGAGATTCAGGGACAGGGTGTTGCGCCGATGCCTTAACCGCTTCGTTCGCGGCAAATTGGTCCTGGAGCTTGGCTGCGGCGAAGGTCACCTGACCGAAGCGGTTTTCTACAAGGCGCGATCCGTGGTTGGCGTCGACATCAGTGATGTCGCGATTGGTCGCGCCAGATCGCTAAATCTGCCTAATGCCAGATTTGAGAATGCTGATCTTTTGCAAATTTCCTTCAACGGCTACGACGTGATAGCCGCGATCGAATGCATCCAGTATTTGTCTCACCAGGAACAGGGTGCGTTTTTAGAGAAGGTTGCCAGAGAACACGCTGGCAAGATCCTTTTGCTTTCGGGTCCGATTGTCGACTACCAGAGACACTTCAGTCACAGGCGATTGATGCTCGAGTTCAAGACTCTCGGTTTCGCTCTCGTCACGTCTCGTAACCTGTCCGTCCTTTGGTACACGCGTTCATTGAGAATCGTCGCCGAAATCATCAAGTTGCCACTCGGTTACGTTCTGCTTGATTGGCTACCTGAGTGGATGATCTACCAAAGACTATACGTACTTCGAGCCCCCAAACGTGACGGTTGAGGGGGCTCATCCAGCAAGATCATTGAGCGGGGCATATCGGTCGCTGCTGCTGCCCAGAGTGTTGGAGAGCCCGGCGATCAACACGACGCATCCCATCTGCGCCCCGATGCTTCCCTGGCCGCTCTCGGGGCTGGGCGGTCGGTGATCGATTGATGAGTCGAGGCCCTAGCTCGCGATGCGTTCGGCTTCGCCGGCGCGCAGGCCCTGGAAGAATTTTTCGACCTCGTGCGACAGCGTTTCCGCGGTCGAGGTCAGTTCGCTGGAGGCCGACAGCACGGAGGCGGCGGCGCTGTTGGTCTCGCCGATCGAGTCGCGCAGCGAAGTGATGTTGGCGACCAGCGTGCTGTTGCCCTGCGCCGCCGATTGCGCGTTCGCGGAAATTTCGCGCGTCGCCGTATCCTGCTGTCCCACTGCGCTTGCAATGATCGACGTCACGTCGTTGATCTCGCCGACCGCCTTGCCGATCTCCCGCACCGCATCGACCGCGTTGCGGGTCGACGTCTGGATCAGGCCGACGTTCTGGCCGATCTCGGCGGTAGCCTTGGCAGTCTGCTCGGCGAGCGCCTTTACCTCGTGCGCCACCACGGCGAAGCCGCGGCCGGCGTCGCCGGCACGCGCGGCCTCGATCGTCGCGTTGAGCGCAAGCAGGTTGGTCTGCTCGGCGATGGCCTGGATCAGGCCGAGGACGCCGTCGATCCGCTGGGTCGCCGCTGCGAGACCCTCGATCTCGTTGATCGACTTTTCAGTGCGCTGCCCGGTCTGCTCGACGGCGGCCGCGGATTGATTGACCTGCCGGCCGATCTCCTGCACGGAAGCGGAGAGCTCCTCGGCCGCACCGGCCACCGCCGCGACGTTGCTCGCGGCCTGCTCGGTGGCGCCGGCTGCCGCAACCGCGCGTCCGTTGGCGTCGGAGGCGACGCGGGTGATGGTTTCCGCCGTTTGCCGCATCATCGACGCGTTGTTCTTCACCGCGCGCAG
This genomic interval from Bradyrhizobium sp. NP1 contains the following:
- a CDS encoding class I SAM-dependent methyltransferase, whose translation is MRTAEDFNSYYATPDPWHISRARFRDRVLRRCLNRFVRGKLVLELGCGEGHLTEAVFYKARSVVGVDISDVAIGRARSLNLPNARFENADLLQISFNGYDVIAAIECIQYLSHQEQGAFLEKVAREHAGKILLLSGPIVDYQRHFSHRRLMLEFKTLGFALVTSRNLSVLWYTRSLRIVAEIIKLPLGYVLLDWLPEWMIYQRLYVLRAPKRDG
- a CDS encoding DUF5989 family protein, which produces MEFALEFWRFMRVRKKFWMLPIISMMVVFGGLAIVAKGSAVAPFIYTIF
- a CDS encoding aspartate kinase, with translation MRNDPVIVQKYGGACLETPAKIRAVASSLADLHSRGHRVVAIVSAMGKTTDELVRMAYQVSPHPNRRELDMLLTTGERISMSLMSMALADLGVPAISFTGSQAGVMTDDSHSSARILDVRPVRVREELERGRVVVLAGFQGVNPVTKEITTLGRGGSDTTAVAMAAALKAECCEIIKEVDGVCSADPRIVANAKPLRQLDFASLSEMCFWGAKVLHFRSVELAQSQNVPLVIKKWGGREHSTQVMTEVAGMENGKILAVNSMARIEHVEIDSADLNQGFEKFAQHLKQNGLSWPQLLASAFTAGKTRLMMTCDAESLDTLLRTLEGSKDLRKQRETLSSVSLTCFGGVSSDLPFKAVQILQQHGIIVDKYVLSPHSVNLFVAVESREAAVKALHSLV
- a CDS encoding peptidase M15 codes for the protein MNPRRFTTVAAVLCPTVVCAAWVVAWLAGFGSAGIENTAAPVLDRRVPSLAANAEPADAPQATATGNAAVGNADVATAAELATRTVTDATAASDEQKSIVNAALTDSSQTQQQPETPPVQVATAPAADPAPNDPRAVSSVEILDECLAVDICIDRYLWALYQRTPKEDSIKESEQRKVTVKRKGKMVTVTRSFTKLVDEDFTWKDPKAAEKAGMPMMDYVIGGMDRSFKLKLFRTLRAAEQAGLSPGITSAFRDDYRQSLASGLRAATNRSYHGGSLRGGYGHGLAADVVSVKGETRDERWNSSDKLWKWIDAHGTEFGIGRPYSDRDPPHVAPIDGKEYAAHHRGTKVQHAGSNMKKRNRSAARDDHSVAKRPRTARSSKVRTI